From Corynebacterium pseudotuberculosis:
CAAACGCCGTAATCATGATGATAAACGGTATTGGTCGAACAAAATTCACCAATATATTGATAATGGTGTAGATGAATTTATTGTGAAGAATTCCGCCGGCCCGGGTGGTGTACAGCAGGATACCGAGGGCAAGGCCGAGAAGACCGCCGACGACGAGCGTGACCGATACCATGATGAGGGTATCCACGATGGCGGAGGTGAATGTGTCGCCGAGTCGGGACCAGTTGGCGGCGAGGATCTGAGTGGTCATCGCTGGATCTCCTGGATGTCGGTAGTGGTGGAAAGATAATCGAAGAAGCTATCAATGACGTTGTCAGGGCCGGTGAGGCGGACAGTGACTTTGCCAAAGGAATGTTTCTGCAACGTAGTGATGCCGCCGTGAACGATTCCGATCCCGGCCCCTGCGTCCTTGGCCTGCGCCGCTGCTGTGAAAAATCCGGAGTCCTCGGAGAGCGTGATCGTAAAGAGTCGGCCCTCGTGCGCCAGAAGATCTTCCGATTCGATGGCATCGGGAGTATTGCGTAACGACGTAGCGACGAAGCGCTGGGCCACGCGCGTCTGCGGGTGCGAAAAGACCTCATAAACACTGCCGTATTCGACCACTTTTCCGCTTTCCATGACCGCGACTTTATCTGCGATAGAGCGGATAACATCCATTTCGTGAGTAATCACGACGATGGTGATTCCTAATTCGCGATTGACCTTACGCAAAAGATCGAGGACCTCATGCGTGGTTTCTGGGTCGAGCGCTGAGGTGGCTTCGTCGGCAAGCAAAAGCGCTGGATTGTTGGCAAGCGCACGGGCAATGCCGACGCGCTGTTTTTGTCCGCCCGAAAGCTCTTCAGGATAGTTGCCGCCGCGATCAGAGAGCCCCACGAAAGTGAGAAGCTCGTCGACACGCTTCTTACGCTCCTGCTTATCGACGCCCGCCAGCTTCAACGGATACTCGATATTTCCGGCAGCCGTGCGAGAGGTAAACAAGTTGAATTGCTGAAAGATCATTCCAATGCCAGCACGAATGCTGCGGAGTTTCTTCTCAGGCATACCCACGATGTCGGTACCGTCCAGACGTAGATGCCCTGAGGTGGGGAAATCTAGACCGTTAATCATGCGGACAAGGGTTGATTTTCCGGCGCCGGAATAGCCAATGACTCCGAGAATCTCTCCCGGTTCGACAGTCAACGTGACGCCGTCCAGGGCGGTGATATTTTTCTTACCTGAGCTGAAGACTTTGGTGATGTCTTCGAACTCAATACGGGTTCCGTTCATAGGAAATGCTTTCTGCTGTTAAATCGCGTGCCTGTTAAATCGCGTGTCAAACTTTTAGGATTGCTTTTGAAGTCGATCCAGAATTTGCTGTAACTCCTCGGGTGAACGCTTGACTTCCACAGAGGTTCCCTTTGAGTCCTCTGCAAGTGCGTCCTGCACCTCGGGGGTGTGCCACAGCTCGATAAGCTTCTGCCACCTAGGGTCGTCCTTGTTCTCCTTTTTAGCCACCAACACATTGATATAGGGCTCTGACTCAGCAGAGGAAGGGTCGTCCTGGAAGATTGTAGTTTTGGCATCGATCCCCGCACGATCAAGGAACGTATTATTGATGACCGCAGGTTTCCCCTCTCCATATGCTGCCGGTGCTGATGCCGCCTCGACCGGAGTGACAGACACCTTGGACTGCTCTTTATCAATGTCCGCCGGTGCTGGAAGATCGGGGCTGCCGTCTTTAAGCTTGAGCAATCCCGCTGCTACCAAAACGTTCAAAGCACGAGCTTGATTTGTCGGGTCATTGGGAATCGCGACGGAATTTCCTTCAATTCCGTCGAGCGAATCGTGTCCCTTCCAGAACAGAGCGAGTGGGATAATCTCGGTCGAACCAACAGGGACCAAATCGGAACCAGATTTGACGTTATATTCTGCGAGGAACTTTAAGTGCTGGAACAAATTCACATCTAGCTGGTTCTGGCTGAGAGCCTGGTTAGGAGTAGAGAAGTCGGAGAATTCGACGACATCGAGTGCGATGCCGGCTTCTGCGGCTTTGTCCTTCCAAACTGTCCATGCCTTTTTCGTGGAATCAGTGGTGCCGATTCGGACAGAATCGTCGATTCTGTCCGAAGAACAAGCGACCAATCCGGTAGCGGCGATGGCTGCCGCTGCGATGGTCGCGATGCTGTGACGAATATTCATGGACGCGTATTTTCTTCCTTTTTCGCAATTGCTGAGTAAGCATGCTTTTCGCCGATTGATGAAAGATCAGCTGATTCTTGTTATCGCTGGCAGAGTAGTCGAGTGGATCTACTTTGTACAGCTCGGTCTACTCGGTATTGGGTGTCTATGGCTTGACAAGGCGTAGACGCCCTGTCCCCAGCGGTGGGGTGGGCGTCGAAAAGTAAGAAATGTTACTTGCCTTGAGCTTCTTCGAGTCGCTTAAGAATCTTCTGTAGCTCCTCCGGAGAGCGCTTTACCTCAACAGAAGTACCCTTGGAATCTTCCTTGACGCCCTCTTGGACTTCGGGGGAGTGCCAGAGCTCGACCAGTTTGTTGATGTTCGGGTCATCTTTCTTGTCGGCCTTGGTTACAAAGGCATTGATATAAGGCTCGGCTTCTTGGGACTCTGGGTTGTCTTGGAAAACGGCGAGCTTTGGATCAATGCCAGCCCGGTCTAGGAAGGAGTTGTTGATGATGGCTGGTTTGCCCTCGCCGTAGGCGGCAGTTGTCTGGGCTGCATCAATGGGAGTGACCTTGACTTTAGATGCTCCCTCATCGATATCTGCGGGCGCTGGCGTGACTATGCCATCGTGTTTGAGCTTGAGCAGTCCGGCCTGGACAAGCACGTTGATTGCGCGGCCCTGGTTGGAGGAGTCGTTAGGGATAGCGATGGATTCGCCCTCGATGCCATCTAAAGAGTCGTGGTCCTTCCAGAACAAAGCCAGTGGGACAATCTCGGTGGCTCCGATGGGCGTGAGGTCAGCGCCTTTTCCAGTGTTGTACTCTGCGAGGAATTTGAGGTGCTGGAAGAGGTTAACGTCGATTTGGTTCTGGTTGAGGGCGTCGTTGGGGGTGGAGTAATCGGAGAAATCGACAATGCTGAGCTTGATCCCAGCTTCTTTGGCTTTGTCCTCAAAGGCGCTCCAGGCCTTCTTTGTGGAATCTGTCGTGCCTATCTTAATGGTGGTGGTTCCATCCTTTGCATCGGAGGAACAAGCGACTAATCCTGTTGCAGCAAGTGTAGACGCGGCGATAATTGCGAGGCTGCGACGCAGTTTCATTGTGGATTCCTTTAATAGATTTTGTTCGAGGTTATGAAAATAAGAGGGTGAGCGGGCAAGCTTTTCGACGCCAGCCGAAGATCGCTTATCTATAGACAGCTCAGTAAACCCATTGAACTCTGTGGGGATCGTCATAATGGTCGAATTTCGTGTACAGGCCCTGGAGATTGCCGATATTAGCGCTGTTCAGATCCTATTTTGATTCGAGAGAAAATGAAAATCCTCAAGGTTTATGTGGTTATCTCTGGGACAGTAGCTGAGGTCGGGAAAAATGTACAGCTTTGTCTATTGATTGGTTGCATTTTTATGGAACAAAGATTCTATTATTTTGGTTTTCTTTGTGGGGAAATCCTGTGTTTTTCAGATGATATTCCTCCCTTTATGCATCGCATCATTAAATTTATCGACTTTATATTTGAATAAATTCATTTGGGTTGAGCTTAAAGGGGGTGGGAAAGAATCGATGATTCTTTCCCATCCCTTTGTCGGCTGTCTAGCCGCGATGCCCTATAGCAGGACGTTATTGCTGCGCGGGAGTTTAGAAGGAGTGGCTTTCTGCCGTCGCAACGCAATCGGGGCACAGGTATTGTGCGGTCGATTGTTGATTGAATATTTCGTGTGGTGGAGACATTCTGTTCTCTAATGGGACAGGGCTTGCAGCACTCCTGGAGAAATATTTCTGTTTTGAGGCGCTCTTTGTAGGGAAAGAATTGAAGACAACTGTCGTCTTCTCTGGATGTCTCAAAGGGTGAAGGTGGCTATTCTAGAGTTCTTGTTGATTGGATGCGGCGCAGCGTTGGCAGCTGGGAGGTGCGCAATGTGCACCTCCCCAAGCGTAGTTAGAAGTTGCGCGGTAGTAGCGAGATTCCGGGCAGTCCGAAAACCTGCGCCATACCAAAAGCTGCGATACCGAAGACCGCGGCTACTGCCGCTATGATGCCGATAATTGGTCCTGGGGACGAGACTTTATGGCTGGGGGTAGAAGGGGTCTTCTGATCTGTGTCTGAGGAGGGGATATCCTCGGGCGCGATAATTCCTGGCTCGACGGGGATGATTGGATCGGCAATCTCTGAGGTGCTCGGCACGCTGGTGATTGGTGGCATATCCGAATCCCTGCCGGGGATGGCGGCATCGTCGGGAAGCTTAACCTTCCCATTTTTACGTGGAAGGAGGGTTACTCTGCTGTATCCGGTCTGGGCTCCGTAATGGACACCGATTAATTCCTTAGTTTCTTTCAGCCACACCGGGCCACCGGAATCGCCCGGCTTTGAGTGCGGGGTGGAGTTGTAGTGGGCAATGCCGCCATTCTCGATTCCGTCGTTGAACGTGGCTGTGCTGTGCGTGGAAAAATGGCCACACCGGACCGTTTTGGTGACAACACCATAGGCGCAGACTTCGGCATTCCGGTCAATAAGGGTTGTCCCCATGTAGGTGATCGGCGTATGGGTTTTCTACCACGATCCGATCGGCGTTTTTGCTGTAATCAATCGCTATAAAATCTCCGCCGATGAGTGGATTGATGTCCTTGGGCATGTATGCCAATGTGCCCAGATCTGACCAGTCGGCCAGATGGAATGTTGCTCTCCTGCTCCCCACGCAGTGCGCTGCGCTGAAGATGAGCTTTCGCTCCTGGTCGATGTAACCTACCGTGCAAAAAGTTCCGACCTTATGGCCTCGTGAGCCCCATTTGATGCGGAACTTATCGCCTTGGCGCAGGATGGGTTTGTTATCGGCCGTTCTTTCCATACGAAACGGTTCGACCGCAACCGCGCTGGGGACTGCGCTGTGTCCCGTACTTATCAGGGCGGTGGCCATGATCGCCACGAGTATTTGCCGTCCGAAGCGTGCAGAAAAGGCACGGCTAACCTGAGATTTCCACGAGTTAAGCACCGTCGTAATCCTTCATGGTCAATTCCTTAAAAGGTTTCTATTATGGGTTTTATTATGACCAGCTTAGGCTATCATTGGATAAAGAAAATGTTTATCGGTAAAACTGGTCGGGGGTAGCCTCTGGATTTGCTTGTATGGGTGCGGCATTGCGGCGGGGATTCTGCCGTAAAAGTGCAGGTACGGGGAGATAATGTGGTTTAGTGTTAACCTTGGCCAAGGGGGGGTTTGGGGTCTGTGAATTATCTAAAGAGAAAAAGTTCATAGTGTTGAATTAGCCACATTGATATAGCTGAAATGTAGTGTTAGCTTGTATTCTGAAATATTTTTCAAACAGGAGCATTTCATGTCTAAACTTGTCCGCGGTTTGGCCGCAGGAATGGTCGTTTCCCTTGCGCTTGTCGGATGTTCAAGCGCCGGCAACAACAAAGATAAGAGTCATAACAAACTCGGAATTGTGGCGACCACCACCCAAATCTGCGATTATGTGAAAAACATCGACGCCGATGTTAATCTCACGTGCTTACTTGCCCCCAACGCTTCAGCGCATGAACACGAAATGACTCGTGAACAAATGGATGCGTTGTCTAAAGCGGATCTGCTCCTGAAAAATGGCATCGACCTCGAAAGCTTCCTGGATAATGCCGTCACGTCCTCAGGGTTCGCCGGTACTACCGTTGACACTTCTGAAGGAGTGTCCGTAGCGAAGTGGCCATTCCCTCCAGAAGAAGGCGAGAGCCAACCTGAGTTCACTCACGATCCACATATTTGGACAAGCCCGCGCAACGCGAAAATCCAGGTAGAAAACATTGGAAAAGCGTTGGAAAAAGCTGACCCGGACAATGCCGCTGAATACAAGAAGCACGTGGACGGGTACGTCAAAAAGCTTGTGGACCTAGATAAATGGATCTCTGAATCCTTGGCTTCCGTTCCCGAGCCGGAACGAATCCTCTTTACTTCTCATGATGCTTTCGGCTATTTCTCGCGAGACTACAACGTGAAGTTCATCGGAGCTGCGCTATCCGATTTCAACTCTCAGCAAGATGCCACCGCAGACCACATTAATTCGGCAGCAGCTCAAGTGCGTGAATCCGGGACCAAAGTAATCTTCGCGGAAAACTCCAACAGCTCGCGCTCCATCGAAGCTGTGGCAAAGGCCGCCGGGGTGAAACTCGGTGGAGAACTCTACGGGGACTCGCTAGGTCCTGACGTCAGCTATATCCAATCAATCGTCCACAATGTAGAGACCCTGGTGGAAGGATGGGGCGGCAAACTCGCAGAAAAACCAGCCTCGCTGGGATGATCTGCTTTTTAAGCACCACCTAAACAACGAGCCGTGAGGGCCTTCATATGAAGGTCCTCACCTGTCTTTCTAGAGAAGCCCATGAATACTGACAACACCACAACAAGGAATACCGATGTGAACAGCCCAGTCTTGCAGTTTGATAACGCGAGTTTTGCTTATGGGAAAGGGCCCAGCAGAAACGTTGCTCTGCAAGGGGTGACAGGCAAACTATATCCTGGTGAAGCTCTCGCATTGATCGGGCCCAATGGGGCGGGGAAGACGACTTTGCTTAAGGGGATTGTAGGAATCGTCGATTCCTTCCAAACAATCGTCGATCGCGGGGCCAACAACTCCATCGGATACGTTCCTCAATCAGCGGATCTGGACCTGACCTTCCCGGTCACTGCGCGGGACGTTGTGGCGATGGGGCTATATAACGAGTCGGGATGGAAACCCACTTTTTTGCGGAAAAACCCAGCAAAGGATCCGAGGGTGGACGCAGCATTGACGCGGGTTGGGTTATTGGATCGGGCGTCGAAACGCTTCGGTGAGCTTTCAGGTGGGCAGCGCCAGCGCGTTCTCATTGCGCGTGCTTTGGTGGCGACGCCCAAATTAGTGCTTCTCGACGAACCCTTCAACGGACTTGACGAGCCAAACCGCAAAGAACTGCTCCGCATCATCGATGCCGCTAAACGCGAAGGCGTGGCAGTTGTTGTATCTACTCACGATCTGCTTCTAGCCGAGGAAACCTGCGATAAAGCGCTGCTTCTGGCCGGTCGGCAAATTGCCTTTGGCGCCATCAACGATGTTATGACGCCGGACCTTATCTCTCGTGCCTATGGAGGAACCCGTGGTTAACGAGTTAGCACAGCTTCTCAATATCCCGCCCTACCTTCTGCGCCCGATCATTCTCCTTACGGTTCTCGGCATAGTGTCTGGGCTCGTAGGAGTGATAGTTAACCTCCGTAAACTGGAATTTAACGCAGAGGCCGTAGTACATGCTGTCTTTCCTGGAATAGTGGCTGGGGCGGTGTTTGGTGGGAGAGAATCGATCATTCCTTACGCCTCCGTGGTCGCAGTAGTAGTGGCAGTGGTTCTCACTTTCGCGTCGCGTCGCTCAGAAGCGGGGACTGCTATCGTTCTTACTTCATTTTTCTCCGTGGGCATTGTCTTGTCTCTGCGGAAGGGTGACTTGTCGGGACAACTTGAGGCGTTGATGTTTGGGCGCTTACTTGAATCGACAGACAAGCGCTTAGGAGAAGCTCTGATTGTCTGCGCGATCGCAATTCTCATCATGGTGATTACGTGGAGGAACCAAATTTTTGTAGCTTTCGATCGTCTAGGTGCGAAAGCTACAGGTGTGAACGTTGTGCTGTATGACGCTGCCATCAACGTCGCAATCGCAGCGGTTGTGGTTTCTGCATCCACAGCCATCGGAACGCTTCTTGTTATCGGTTATCTCGTTATTCCCGGTGCCGCTGCTCGCCTTGTCAGCACGCGTATCCGTTATATGGTCCCCCTAGCTATGGCCGTCGGATTGATCGGCGGTTATATCGGGCTATGGATCACCGGAGTCTCTGCACGAATCTCCCCGCAGGCAGCCGTTGCGCTCTCCGTGGTGGCTATGTACTTCCTAGCGTTAGGCCTATCAAAGGTAGGGCGTCGAACGGAAAAGAGTGATGCATCATGCTAATCGACGTTCTCACAGTTCCCATCCTGGAACTCATCATTGTAGGCGCCCTCTGCGGCCTGGTCGGCGTATTCGCATTGCTGAAGCAACGCGTATTCTTTACTGAATCCGTAACCCATGCCACATTTCCCGGAGCTATCGTGGGCGTAGTGATCCTGGGTCGCGACGGCCTTTATCTCGGGGCCCTTATTATGTGTGTTTTCATGGCCGTAGCGATGCGGTGGCTCACCCGAATACATGGACAGTCATCGCAGGCATCTGCCGGAATCATCCTTACAGTGAGTTTTGCGCTTGGCTACTTTCTTAACAAATGGTTCGCCCCGCTGCCCATTAGGATCGAAGGGTTTCTAGCGGGGTCGGTGCTCACCGTAAGGATTCTTGATGCAGTTATAGCGGGGGTTGTGTTGGTTGTTTCGGTAGGAATCGTCAATTCTTTCCAGAAACACCTCATCTACTACAGTTTCGACGAGATGGGCTTTCGCGCAGCAGGCGGAAACGTAAAGCTGGCGGAATCGCTGATTCTTGGCATGATTGTGGCAACCGTGGTGTGCGTTATCCCCGCGATCGGAACAATCTTATCTATCGCGCTTATTGCGGCACCTACTGCAGGTTTGCTCCTTCTTGTCTCGAGCCCCAGCAAATTATTGTGGCTTGCTCCTATGGTGGGTGTGATCATAGGACTGGCCGGTTTAGGAATTGCTGTCGTCTTTAACCTGTCAGCCGGTGGAACAATCGCGGTGGTGGCCGGTGTATTCTACGGAGTATGCATGTCTCTGAGCTCCCTCAAAAGTCCCAGGACTACTTGAAAAATGTGTGGGATCTACACGAAGCCACCGGAAAACCCGTCCCATTGGGCGAACTCGCAACTAGGATGTCTGAGAAAACCTCGACGGCGTCTGAAGCGGTAAAAAAACTCGTTGCCCGGGGCTTCCTCGACCACGAGCGCTATGGAGGTATTCTCCTCACTGAGGCTGGCAATGCTTTAGCAACTCAAGTTGTCCGTCGGCACAGACTCATTGAGATGTTCCTGTTTGACACGCTTGGTTACACATGGGACGAAGTCCATGAAGAAGCAGAAGTTCTAGAGCATGCGCTTTCTGACAGATTGCTTGAGCGTATCGACGCCCACCTAGGCCACCCGACACGAGATCCGCACGGTGATCCGATTCCTTCTCAGGAAGGAATCGTCGATTCTATCCCAACACGAGAGCTCGGAGAGTTTGAAATTGGCGAGACCGTCATTGTAGAAAGAATTCATGACCGGGATCCTGATCTATTGCGCTATCTCGCTGGCCACGGGGTATTGCCGGGAGTGTCCGTTACAATCAAGCAACCTGTCTACCCAGGGATGAGTCTTATCTCGGTAGATGGAAAAGACGTTCCGCTTGCCGACGCCAGTTTGTGGGCGATTAATGTGACGGAGGCTGAGGCGTCGAAAGGCTAAGCAACCTTGGGTGACTGCTTAAACCCCGCCTTGGTAGCCTAGTTGGCGCCATACCTCATAGGCAGCCACGGCAGCTGCATTTGAGAGATTCATGGAACGACGTCCTGGCAGCATTGGGATGCGAACCAGCTGGGTGATGCGAGGATGAACTAAAGTTTCTTCTGCTAAGCCAGTGGGTTCGGTGCCAAAGAGTAGTGCATCGCCGGACTCCCACCTGATATCCGAATGATGAGTTTTCCCGTGCGTGGTAAAAGCAAAGATACGGGTGTGCGGGAGAGAATCGAAACATCTTTCCAGGTTCTCATGAATGCTTACCTCAGCCAGATCGTGATAATCGAGTCCAGCTCGGCGGAGGTTTTTCTCTTCGAGGTTGAATCCTAGAGGACCCGCAAGGTGTAAATGCGCTCCAGTACCAGCGCACATCCTTATCGCATTCCCTGTGTTCGGAGGTATTACAGGCTGGTCAAAAATGATATGAGCGAATGCAGACATGAAAGTAATCTTAGATCTGTTCTGGAAGGAATCGACGATTCGTTCCAGAAAGTGCAATAATTCGTACTGTGACTGCTATTAAATTAGATGGAAAACTGTACCGAGACGAGATCTTTGCGGACCTAGAAGACCGTGTTCAAACTTTAAAAGAAAAGGGGATCGTTCCCGGTCTGGCAACCGTTTTGGTGGGTGACGATCCCGCAAGTCACTCTTACGTAAAAATGAAACACAGTGACTGTGAGCAGATTGGCATACGATCCATTCGTCGAGACCTTCCTGCTGATATTTCACAAGAAGAGCTGTTGAACGTTATTGATGAGCTGAATAATGACCCCTCATGCACGGGCTACATCGTTCAGCTTCCATTACCGAAACATCTGGATGAGAACGCGGTTTTGGAGCGTATCGATCCTGATAAAGATGCTGATGGTTTACATCCAGTTAATTTGGGCAAGCTCGTGCTCAATGAAGATGCTCCATTACCGTGTACTCCGAACGGAGCAATTCATCTACTAAAGCGTTTCGGCATTGAAATCGCAGGTAAAAAAGTGGTTGTAATCGGCCGGGGAGTAACTGTAGGAAGGCCGATTGGTTTGATGCTAACTCGTAGAAGTGAGAATGCAACGGTAGTGCTGTGCCATACCGGAACGAAAGATCTTACGAAGGAAACGCTTCAAGCCGATATTATCGTCGCAGCTGCAGGTCAGCCTCATATGATAACAGCAGACATGGTAAAACCCGGCGCTGCTATTTTAGATGTAGGGGTCTCTCGTAAAGACGGAAAGCTCTTGGGGGATGTGCACCCCGATGTTTGGGATATTGCAGGGGCTATTTCTCCGAATCCCGGAGGCGTGGGTCCGCTTACCCGTGCATTTTTGATTCGTAATGTGGTGGAGCGCGCGGAACTTGGTTAAAATTTCGCCTCTCGATAATCCTCACGACATTGGCCGGAAGGAATCGAAGATTCCTTCCGGAATCCAGTACATAGGGCTATCGCTCTTCGTGATCGCTGTCGCCATCTCAGGTGTCTATTCGCTTACTGAGCATTGGCGTCGCGCCACTTTCGTGCTTGGGACAGCTTTGCTGTGGTTAGCGGTCCTGAGATTGACTTGTGATTCGAAAGTATTGGGTGTTCTCTCTATACGCTCGAGGGCATTTGATGTGATGTATGCATCGGCAGTCGGTGGAGCGATGGTGTTTCTTTCTTACTCGATCGATTCGCTGGGCTCATAGTGGTATCTAGCTGCGATTTGCTTGCCGACGCGCCCTCATCCGTTGCTCCTCATGTTTTTTCCACGATTGGCCGAAACGAGGTGGGCGTTTAACGCCTCCTGGCTGTGATTTTTTGATGACACCATTGGGAAAGTACCAAGTAGCTACCCGATTCTCATCGATTGAGTAATGAACTCGCTGCTCGGTTTTAAAATTATGATGGAACCGACAGAGGCAAGCCAGATTATCTGGAGTCGTCGGGCCATTTTCATCGTGATTAATGACATGATCGATGTCGCAATGCTGTGCGCTGACAGTGCAGTTGGGGTAGCGGCAGGAACCGTCGAGTAGCTGCACCGCTGCCCGGATTTCATCGGTGGGATGATACGAGTCTGTATATGCATCCGCATCGATTACCCGGGTGGCGTCGATAGCGGAGGAATCGATGATTCCGCCGTCGACCATACGCATGAGGCCATCAGTGCCTTTAAAAACATTGAGAATAACTTTCGTCGTTATTTTCTTATCAATCAAATTCATAAAAGAATCGATGAGCTCAGCACCGGGTTGTTTCTTAAGCGCTTGTTGCAGCACACAAGCTTCTGCATCGGTCATGGTTACGCTAAGGCGTGTGTATCCGTCGAGTCCCCGTTTAAAAGATGCTGTCCGTTGCTGCTGATCCTGTGGTCTTTGCGCAGCTGGGGGATCGATTCCTTCAATGTAATTTCGAATATGTTTAGATAATGTTGCCTTCTGCGGTATTACTTGGCCCGATACCTGTGGAGTGAAATACTCACATAGATAGCTATCTACCTGTGGTAATAAATTTTTATTTATGGCCATGAGGTGCTTTTCCAGGATCACAAGTCGAGGCATATCCAAATGCCAGTGAGTTTGTAAACAAGACAGTAATTTTGGAAAATTTCTCAGCATAACTCCCACTCGCAGTCCACTTTTCGCCTCATGTCGGGAAATGTTCATGGAAATGCTTAGGGCATCTACCTGAGTATGAAAATCCTCTTCCTTTTCAGGAACCTGATGCAGCCAAAACGTAATGAGCTGACGATTAATACTCATCTGAAATGCGGATACCGAGTTACTCGTATCGGTGTGCCTAAAACCAACCATGAAAACTCCCTGTTTAAAGCTTTACGACGCTCACCTATAAGCGGAGCCAGCCGATATTTCAGGCTCAGCCTAAGTCGGCGACAAAATGTAGATGGCTTCGAATAAAAGTTATGCACAGGCGAGGACCTGAAGAGGGAAAGAAGTAATGGCGTGGCATTAGTTATCCACATTTTTGACGGTTGAGTGTTAGTCGATTGTTTTTTCTTTTTGTCTTGTATATAGCCCGACTTTTCGGATATCGCACGCAAGGGGAAGTGAGCTTCAAAAGGAGATGATTGAGGTTTAGGGGCTGAGGTGTGGGAAAGAATCGTCGATTCTTTCCCACACCTTCCTGATGATTCGATCCATCTGTCGGGTTTCTGTCAAGAACGCGTCGTGTCCTATTGGGGAGCTTATTTTTGCCATGCCCAATAGGTTTTTGATGTTTCGGGAAATGTGTTCCTGTTGGTGATAAGGGTAGAGAATGTCGGTATCTACGCCAGCAACCATCGTCGGCACGCTAATAGAAGCGAGTGCTTTGTTTAGGCCGCCACGTCCGCGCCCGATATCGTGACGATTAAGGGCTTCTGTGAGTATTACGTAGCTGCCGGCGTCGAAACGCTCTGTTAGCTTCCGCCCTTGATGTTGCAGATAACTTTCTACTGCAAAACGCTGCGAAGCATCCCTATAAGCACCCAAAGGATTCTCATCGTGCTGGGCAGAAGTGCCGAATCTTTCATCAATCTCTAGCTCCCCTCGGTAGGTGAGGTGCACGATCCTGCGTGCAGCGGCAAGCCCATCAACGGGGTAATCGGCGGCGTAGTAGTCGCCATTTTTCCAGTGGGGGTCGCGTTCGATTGCACTGATTTGGGCGGACTGAATGCCGATTTGCCAGGCGCTCGCTCTCGCTGACACTGCGATCACTAGGGCGGCTCGAAGCATATCTGGGTAAAGAATCGACCATTCCATCGCACGAGCACCGCCCATTGAGCCGCCGACGATTGCATGAATTTTATTGATGTTAAGCGTGTTAAGGAATTGTTTTTCACAGTGCACAAGGTCACGAATAGAAAGGGCGGGGAATCGGGATCCTCAAGGGCGGGCGTCGGGGTGCAAAGTGCTGGGGCCGGTAGAGCCCATGCAACCGCCGAGCGCATTTGTGCATAAGACACAGTAGCGGCGAGTATCGAGCGCTAATCCATCCCCGATAAGGCCGTTCCACCAGCTTATTGCGTTGGAGTCTCCCGTGAGAGCGCGCTCGACGATCACAAGATTATCGCCACGAAATGTGTCCCATGCTTGATACGCGATAACGACGTCAGGAATCATGATGCCGGCTTCCGTGCGAAAGTCGCCGATGGGAACAATCGTGAGTTCTCCTGTGGTTTTGAGCATGTCATGGCTCCTTGGCTGTTCGCGGTGAGGATCGCGTACATGCTACATGGACAGCTCTGTCTAGTTCATCCTTTT
This genomic window contains:
- a CDS encoding DUF3017 domain-containing protein yields the protein MVKISPLDNPHDIGRKESKIPSGIQYIGLSLFVIAVAISGVYSLTEHWRRATFVLGTALLWLAVLRLTCDSKVLGVLSIRSRAFDVMYASAVGGAMVFLSYSIDSLGS
- a CDS encoding metal-dependent transcriptional regulator yields the protein MHVSELPQKSQDYLKNVWDLHEATGKPVPLGELATRMSEKTSTASEAVKKLVARGFLDHERYGGILLTEAGNALATQVVRRHRLIEMFLFDTLGYTWDEVHEEAEVLEHALSDRLLERIDAHLGHPTRDPHGDPIPSQEGIVDSIPTRELGEFEIGETVIVERIHDRDPDLLRYLAGHGVLPGVSVTIKQPVYPGMSLISVDGKDVPLADASLWAINVTEAEASKG
- a CDS encoding HNH endonuclease signature motif containing protein, which gives rise to MVGFRHTDTSNSVSAFQMSINRQLITFWLHQVPEKEEDFHTQVDALSISMNISRHEAKSGLRVGVMLRNFPKLLSCLQTHWHLDMPRLVILEKHLMAINKNLLPQVDSYLCEYFTPQVSGQVIPQKATLSKHIRNYIEGIDPPAAQRPQDQQQRTASFKRGLDGYTRLSVTMTDAEACVLQQALKKQPGAELIDSFMNLIDKKITTKVILNVFKGTDGLMRMVDGGIIDSSAIDATRVIDADAYTDSYHPTDEIRAAVQLLDGSCRYPNCTVSAQHCDIDHVINHDENGPTTPDNLACLCRFHHNFKTEQRVHYSIDENRVATWYFPNGVIKKSQPGGVKRPPRFGQSWKKHEEQRMRARRQANRS
- a CDS encoding metal ABC transporter permease — its product is MLIDVLTVPILELIIVGALCGLVGVFALLKQRVFFTESVTHATFPGAIVGVVILGRDGLYLGALIMCVFMAVAMRWLTRIHGQSSQASAGIILTVSFALGYFLNKWFAPLPIRIEGFLAGSVLTVRILDAVIAGVVLVVSVGIVNSFQKHLIYYSFDEMGFRAAGGNVKLAESLILGMIVATVVCVIPAIGTILSIALIAAPTAGLLLLVSSPSKLLWLAPMVGVIIGLAGLGIAVVFNLSAGGTIAVVAGVFYGVCMSLSSLKSPRTT
- a CDS encoding bifunctional methylenetetrahydrofolate dehydrogenase/methenyltetrahydrofolate cyclohydrolase, coding for MTAIKLDGKLYRDEIFADLEDRVQTLKEKGIVPGLATVLVGDDPASHSYVKMKHSDCEQIGIRSIRRDLPADISQEELLNVIDELNNDPSCTGYIVQLPLPKHLDENAVLERIDPDKDADGLHPVNLGKLVLNEDAPLPCTPNGAIHLLKRFGIEIAGKKVVVIGRGVTVGRPIGLMLTRRSENATVVLCHTGTKDLTKETLQADIIVAAAGQPHMITADMVKPGAAILDVGVSRKDGKLLGDVHPDVWDIAGAISPNPGGVGPLTRAFLIRNVVERAELG
- a CDS encoding tRNA (cytidine(34)-2'-O)-methyltransferase; the protein is MSAFAHIIFDQPVIPPNTGNAIRMCAGTGAHLHLAGPLGFNLEEKNLRRAGLDYHDLAEVSIHENLERCFDSLPHTRIFAFTTHGKTHHSDIRWESGDALLFGTEPTGLAEETLVHPRITQLVRIPMLPGRRSMNLSNAAAVAAYEVWRQLGYQGGV